The proteins below are encoded in one region of Rhododendron vialii isolate Sample 1 chromosome 7a, ASM3025357v1:
- the LOC131334707 gene encoding probable glycerol-3-phosphate dehydrogenase [NAD(+)] 1, cytosolic has translation MVENSEAMTNSVLPNGSIQNSNGHTEEKLDELRCLLGKADGDPLRIVGVGAGAWGSVFLALLQDSYGHLREKVQIRIWRRAGRSVDKATAEHLFEVINSREDVLRRLIRRCAYLKYVEARLGDRTLHADEILKDGFCLNMIDTPLCPLKVVTNLQEAVWDADVVINGLPSTETREVFQEISRYWKERITAPVIISLAKGIEAELEPEPRIITPTQMINRATGVPVENILYLGGPNIASEIYNKEYANARICGAEKWRKPLAKFLRQPHFIVWDNGDLVTHEVMGGLKNVYAIGAGMIAALTKESATSQSVYFALCTSEMIFITHLLAEEPEKLAGPLLADTYVTLLKGRNAWYGQKLAKGELSLDMGDSIKGKGMIQGVSAVKAFYELLSQSHISVLHPEEKKPVAPVELCPLLKTLYRTLITRELPTEAILQALRDETMHDPRERIEIAQSHVFYRPSLLGQ, from the exons ATGGTTGAAAATTCTGAGGCAATGACAAACAGTGTGCTCCCAAACGGGTCTATTCAAAACTCAAATGGGCACACAGAAGAGAAGCTAGACGAGCTTCGATGCCTTTTGGGGAAAGCGGACGGCGATCCATTGAGGATTGTTGGGGTTGGGGCGGGTGCTTGGGGTAGTGTTTTCTTAGCCCTGCTACAAGATAGTTATGGTCACCTTCGCGAGAAGGTTCAGATAAGGATATGGAGAAGAGCCGGGAGATCTGTGGATAAAGCAACAGCTGAGCACTTATTTGAGGTTATAAACTCAAGGGAAGATGTGTTGAGGAGACTGATTAGGCGATGCGCGTACTTGAAGTATGTGGAAGCAAGATTAGGTGATCGGACACTCCATGCAGATGAGATTTTGAAAGATGGGTTTTGCTTGAACATGATTGACACACCACTTTGCCCTTTAAAGGTGGTCACCAACTTGCAGGAGGCTGTGTGGGATGCGGATGTTGTTATAAATGGGTTGCCATCAACGGAAACTCGTGAGGTGTTTCAAGAAATTAGTAGGTATTGGAAGGAGAGAATTACAGCGCCAGTGATCATTTCTTTGGCAAAAGGTATAGAGGCTGAATTGGAGCCCGAACCACGCATTATAACACCCACTCAAATGATCAACCGGGCGA CTGGAGTTCCCGTTGAGAATATTCTGTATCTTGGGGGACCCAACATTGCATCAGAGATTTACAACAAGGAATATGCTAACGCACGGATATGTGGAGCTGAAAAATGGAGGAAACCATTAGCAAAATTTCTGAGGCAGCCCCATTTTATTGTGTGGGATAATGGTGATCTTGTCACTCATGAAGTTATGGGAGGCTTAAAAAATGTGTATGCTATTGGAGCTG GTATGATAGCAGCTCTGACTAAAGAAAGTGCCACCAGCCAATCTGTATACTTTGCTCTCTGTACATCAGAGATGATATTTATTACTCATCTCTTGGCCGAAGAACCAGAGAAGCTTGCAGGTCCCTTGTTGGCGGACACTTATGTAACCCTATTGAAAGGTCGTAATGCATGGTACGGCCAGAAGTTGGCCAAAGGGGAGCTGAGTCTAGATATGGGTGACAGCATCAAGGGAAAGGGGATGATTCAG GGAGTCTCAGCTGTGAAAGCATTTTATGAACTGCTAAGTCAGTCCCATATAAGTGTGCTACATCCTGAAGAAAAGAAGCCCGTTGCTCCAGTTGAGCTTTGCCCCCTCTTGAAGACACTATACAGAACATTAATTAC